ATGATGTCCAACCGGCCGTCGGGTGGGCTCGGCACGACGGAGACGTTGACCGAATCGATCCGCGGCTCCCATTCGACGAGCGCCAGTTCGACCTGGTGCCGGACCAGGGCGGCGGTCGTCGAGGTGATCGGCTGGAACAGCGTTGCCGAAAGGTTCGCGCCGAAATCCGCGTGCATAACGCGCTCGTCGTAGTCGGTCTGCAGGACAACGAGCACTGCCTGCCTAATGTCCTCGTCGTAGCTCGCCAGGGCGATCTCTCCGGTGCCGTCAACGGCCACCGGGAAGGCCCAGCCCTGACCCAGGAACCTGCGCGCGTCGTCGGTCACCTCAGCCTCCGATCAGCACCGTCGGCAGGCCGCCGAGGATGGGGGCGCCGCACCCGGT
The sequence above is drawn from the Actinomycetes bacterium genome and encodes:
- a CDS encoding GPW/gp25 family protein, with product MTDDARRFLGQGWAFPVAVDGTGEIALASYDEDIRQAVLVVLQTDYDERVMHADFGANLSATLFQPITSTTAALVRHQVELALVEWEPRIDSVNVSVVPSPPDGRLDI